One segment of Cellulomonas fulva DNA contains the following:
- the lexA gene encoding transcriptional repressor LexA, which translates to MDEARDAGATVHELETPAGADGLTARQRLVLQTIRTSVESRGYPPSMREIGEAVGLTSPSSVKHQLTALERKGYLRRDPKRPRAIEVVQADDARTVGTWDGVPSEVDLGEGAGREQLQAPSYVPVVGRIAAGGPILADQVVEDVFPLPRQLVGDGELFLLKVSGDSMIEAAICDGDWVVVRRQPVAENGEIVAAMLDGEATVKTLRRADGHVWLLPHNAAYAPIPGDDATVLGRVVSVLRSL; encoded by the coding sequence ATCGACGAGGCGCGGGACGCGGGAGCGACCGTGCACGAGCTCGAGACGCCGGCCGGCGCGGACGGCCTGACGGCCCGTCAGCGGCTGGTGCTCCAGACCATCCGGACGTCGGTCGAGTCGCGCGGCTACCCCCCGAGCATGCGGGAGATCGGCGAGGCCGTCGGGCTCACGAGCCCGTCCAGCGTCAAGCACCAGCTGACCGCGCTCGAGCGCAAGGGCTACCTCCGCCGCGACCCGAAGCGCCCGCGCGCCATCGAGGTCGTGCAGGCGGACGACGCGCGCACGGTCGGCACGTGGGACGGCGTGCCGTCGGAGGTCGACCTCGGCGAGGGCGCGGGGCGGGAGCAGCTGCAGGCGCCGTCCTACGTCCCCGTGGTCGGTCGCATCGCCGCGGGCGGCCCGATCCTCGCGGACCAGGTGGTCGAGGACGTGTTCCCGTTGCCCCGGCAGCTGGTCGGCGACGGCGAGCTGTTCCTGCTGAAGGTGAGCGGCGACTCGATGATCGAGGCGGCGATCTGCGACGGCGACTGGGTCGTCGTCCGACGCCAGCCCGTGGCGGAGAACGGGGAGATCGTCGCCGCCATGCTCGACGGCGAGGCCACGGTGAAGACGCTGCGGCGCGCCGACGGGCACGTGTGGCTCCTGCCGCACAACGCCGCCTACGCGCCGATCCCCGGTGACGACGCGACCGTGCTCGGCCGCGTCGTCAGCGTCCTGCGGAGCCTCTGA
- a CDS encoding LysM peptidoglycan-binding domain-containing protein: MSAMVIGPAIGRGTAAHGSRPERARQAQTRGAQARAQVPAGGELRLTARGRALLVVLALVAVAAAFFAGARASAADDAAPNVDRYVVQSGETLWGIAESSRAAGESVAEQVRELVRVNGLSGSQVMAGQELVVPRG, encoded by the coding sequence ATGAGCGCGATGGTGATCGGCCCGGCGATCGGACGAGGCACGGCGGCGCACGGCTCTCGGCCGGAGCGGGCGCGCCAGGCGCAGACGCGCGGGGCGCAGGCGCGTGCGCAGGTGCCGGCCGGCGGCGAGCTCCGGCTCACGGCCCGCGGCCGAGCCCTGCTCGTCGTGCTGGCACTCGTCGCGGTCGCCGCCGCGTTCTTCGCGGGGGCCCGGGCGAGTGCGGCTGACGACGCCGCGCCGAACGTCGACCGGTACGTGGTGCAGTCCGGCGAGACGCTGTGGGGGATCGCCGAGTCCTCGCGGGCGGCCGGCGAGTCGGTGGCCGAGCAGGTTCGCGAGCTCGTGCGCGTCAACGGGCTCTCGGGCTCGCAGGTGATGGCGGGCCAGGAGCTCGTGGTCCCGCGCGGCTGA
- the nrdR gene encoding transcriptional regulator NrdR has product MHCPFCRHPDSRVVDSRTSDDGSSIRRRRQCPACNRRFTTVETTSLSVVKRSGATEPFSRDKIAGGVRKACQGRPVSEDDLALLAQKVEETLRSSGSAEIDAYEIGLAILGPLRELDEVAYLRFASVYQAFDSLEDFEAAITVLRAERDERAEGEGRAAADDEPTATEV; this is encoded by the coding sequence GTGCACTGCCCGTTCTGCCGCCATCCGGACTCGCGGGTGGTCGACTCGCGCACGTCCGACGACGGCTCCTCGATCCGACGCCGTCGGCAGTGCCCCGCGTGCAACCGACGGTTCACGACGGTCGAGACCACGAGCCTGTCGGTGGTGAAGCGCTCCGGCGCGACCGAGCCGTTCAGCCGCGACAAGATCGCCGGCGGCGTGCGCAAGGCGTGCCAGGGCCGACCCGTGAGCGAGGACGACCTCGCGCTGCTGGCGCAGAAGGTCGAGGAGACGCTGCGCTCCTCGGGCTCGGCCGAGATCGACGCCTACGAGATCGGGCTCGCGATCCTGGGGCCGCTGCGCGAGCTCGACGAGGTCGCGTACCTGCGGTTCGCGAGCGTCTACCAGGCGTTCGACTCGCTCGAGGACTTCGAGGCGGCGATCACCGTGCTCCGCGCTGAGCGGGACGAGCGCGCGGAGGGCGAGGGCCGCGCGGCGGCGGACGACGAGCCCACGGCGACCGAGGTCTGA